The Halorientalis sp. IM1011 genome window below encodes:
- the smc gene encoding chromosome segregation protein SMC — MHIKELVLDNFKSFGRKTRIPFYEDFTTVSGPNGSGKSNIIDSILFALGLARTSGIRAEKLTDLIYNPGHQDGEREGDEEREASVEVILDNADGTLERGTVVNAAGTEDVGDCDEISIKRRVKETEDNYYSYYYINGRSVNLSDIQDLLAQAGVTPEGYNVVMQGDVTEIINMTPHARREIIDEIAGVAQFDAKKEDAFEELEVVEERIEEAQLRIEEKQDRLDQLEDERETALEYQDLRDEKEEYESYRKAAELEDKRAELESVREEIDELEAELEDLQRELDERQGKVVRLEEDLEDLNAEIERKGEDEQLRIKREIEEVKGEISRLEDAVDSAEEKIEDAENERRQAFVQIDRKQEEIDGLEGDIRETKVAKSGVKADIQEKEGELADLEERIEEVGSEFEEVKAELDEKRGTLEEKKSEKNDLQREQDRLLDEARRRSNQQREKEEEIEEAEARLPEIDAEISDLENELEKAEENRGTISGVVEDLKQEKRELQSDLDEIEDEISAKQQEYAELEAKAGQDGDSSYGRAVTTILNGGIDGVHGTVGQLGGVDPEFATACETAAGGRLAHVVVDDDGIGQHCIEYLKSRNAGRATFLPITKMQRRSLPNLPSHDGVVDFAYNLVDFDQEYAGVFSYVLGDTLIVDEMDTARDLMGDFRMVTLEGDLVEKSGAMTGGSSKGTRYSFSGGQGQLERVAARINDLEDERQSIRSDLRDVENRLDDARDRKSDAADQVREIESEIEALETEREEIQQKIERLEAELDQIEKDREEVSDRMDELEGEIEEQTAEIEAIEEEIADLESEIEDSEIPELTSQADEVREEIADLEDRRDDLDANLNELQLEKQYAEEAIEELHDDIEAAQNRKADQEERIEELEAQIDEQEDLLEEKEEAVAELEEELADLKDEREDLKDELKAAKEIRDEQQSKVTSVEDDLGDLRDEEERLDWEVDELEGQVGDYDPEDVPDHDEVEREIDRLETEMEKLEPVNMLAIEEYDEVKADLEDLEEKKATLVEEADGIRDRIDTYEAKKKATFMDAYEGINEQFEDIFERLSNGTGTLHLENEEDPFDDGLTMKAQPKDKPIQRLAAMSGGEKSLTALAFIFAIQRYNPAPFYALDEVDAFLDAANAEMVGEMVDELAGEAQFVVVSHRSALLERSERAIGVTMQDDNVSAVTGIDLSEVGGDGDEEVPADD, encoded by the coding sequence ATGCACATCAAAGAGCTCGTCCTCGACAATTTCAAGAGTTTCGGCCGGAAGACACGAATCCCGTTTTACGAGGATTTCACTACAGTTAGCGGCCCGAACGGCTCGGGCAAATCGAACATCATCGACTCCATTTTGTTCGCGCTCGGACTCGCCCGTACCTCGGGCATCCGGGCGGAGAAGCTGACGGACCTCATTTACAACCCCGGCCACCAGGACGGCGAGCGCGAGGGCGACGAGGAACGCGAGGCCAGCGTCGAGGTCATCCTCGACAACGCCGACGGTACTTTAGAGCGCGGGACCGTCGTCAACGCCGCCGGTACCGAAGACGTGGGCGACTGCGACGAGATTTCCATCAAACGCCGCGTCAAGGAGACCGAGGACAACTACTACTCCTATTACTACATCAACGGTCGCTCGGTCAACCTCTCGGACATTCAGGATCTGCTGGCACAGGCCGGCGTCACGCCCGAGGGGTACAACGTCGTCATGCAGGGCGACGTGACCGAGATTATCAACATGACCCCGCACGCGCGCAGGGAGATCATCGACGAGATCGCCGGGGTCGCCCAGTTCGACGCCAAGAAAGAGGACGCCTTCGAGGAACTGGAAGTCGTCGAGGAACGCATCGAGGAGGCCCAGCTCCGAATCGAGGAGAAACAGGATCGCCTCGACCAGCTCGAAGACGAACGTGAGACCGCCCTCGAATATCAGGACCTCCGCGACGAGAAGGAAGAGTACGAATCCTACCGGAAAGCCGCCGAACTGGAGGACAAACGCGCGGAACTCGAATCGGTTCGCGAGGAGATTGACGAACTCGAAGCCGAACTGGAGGACCTCCAGCGCGAACTCGACGAGCGCCAGGGGAAGGTCGTCCGCCTCGAAGAGGACCTCGAGGATCTGAACGCCGAGATCGAGCGGAAAGGCGAGGACGAGCAACTCCGGATCAAACGCGAGATCGAGGAGGTCAAAGGCGAGATCTCACGGCTCGAAGACGCGGTCGACAGCGCCGAGGAGAAGATCGAGGACGCCGAGAACGAGCGCCGGCAGGCGTTCGTCCAGATCGACCGGAAACAGGAGGAGATCGACGGATTGGAGGGCGACATCCGCGAGACGAAGGTCGCGAAATCCGGCGTCAAGGCCGACATCCAGGAGAAAGAAGGGGAACTCGCCGATCTGGAGGAACGCATCGAGGAAGTCGGATCCGAGTTCGAGGAGGTGAAGGCGGAACTCGACGAGAAACGCGGGACGCTCGAGGAGAAAAAGAGCGAGAAAAACGACCTCCAGCGCGAGCAGGATCGACTGCTGGACGAGGCACGCCGGCGCTCGAACCAGCAACGCGAGAAAGAAGAGGAGATCGAGGAGGCCGAGGCACGCCTCCCCGAGATCGACGCCGAGATCTCCGACCTCGAGAACGAACTGGAGAAAGCGGAGGAGAACCGCGGGACCATCTCCGGCGTCGTCGAGGACCTCAAACAGGAGAAACGCGAGTTGCAGTCGGATCTGGACGAGATCGAAGACGAGATCTCGGCCAAACAGCAGGAGTACGCGGAACTGGAAGCCAAGGCGGGGCAGGACGGCGACTCATCCTACGGCCGGGCGGTGACGACGATCCTCAACGGCGGCATCGACGGCGTCCACGGCACGGTCGGGCAACTGGGCGGGGTCGACCCGGAGTTCGCCACCGCGTGTGAGACAGCGGCGGGCGGCCGGCTGGCCCACGTCGTCGTCGACGACGACGGGATCGGCCAACACTGCATCGAGTACCTGAAGTCACGCAACGCTGGCCGGGCGACCTTCCTGCCGATCACGAAGATGCAGCGGCGGTCGCTGCCGAACCTGCCGAGCCACGACGGCGTGGTCGACTTCGCGTACAACCTCGTCGACTTCGATCAGGAGTACGCGGGCGTGTTCTCCTACGTGCTGGGCGATACGCTGATCGTCGACGAGATGGACACGGCCCGGGACCTGATGGGCGATTTCCGGATGGTTACCCTCGAAGGCGACCTCGTCGAGAAGTCCGGTGCGATGACCGGTGGCTCCTCGAAGGGGACACGCTACTCCTTCTCGGGCGGGCAGGGCCAGCTCGAACGGGTCGCCGCGCGGATCAACGACCTCGAGGACGAACGGCAGTCGATCCGGTCGGACCTGCGGGACGTGGAGAACCGGCTGGACGACGCCCGCGACCGCAAATCCGACGCCGCAGACCAGGTCCGGGAGATCGAAAGCGAGATCGAGGCCCTCGAGACCGAACGCGAGGAGATCCAGCAGAAGATCGAGCGGCTGGAGGCCGAACTCGACCAGATCGAGAAAGATCGAGAGGAAGTCTCAGACCGGATGGACGAACTCGAGGGCGAGATCGAGGAGCAGACGGCCGAGATCGAGGCCATCGAGGAGGAGATCGCCGATCTGGAGAGCGAGATCGAGGACTCGGAGATCCCGGAGCTGACGAGTCAGGCCGACGAGGTGCGCGAGGAGATCGCCGACCTCGAGGATCGACGCGACGATCTCGACGCCAACCTGAACGAACTCCAGCTCGAAAAGCAGTACGCCGAGGAGGCCATCGAGGAACTCCACGACGACATCGAGGCGGCCCAGAACCGCAAGGCTGACCAGGAAGAGCGGATCGAGGAGCTCGAAGCCCAGATCGACGAGCAGGAGGATCTGCTCGAAGAGAAAGAGGAAGCGGTTGCGGAGCTGGAGGAAGAGCTCGCGGACCTCAAAGACGAACGCGAGGACCTCAAAGACGAACTCAAGGCGGCAAAGGAGATCCGCGACGAACAGCAGTCGAAGGTCACGAGCGTCGAGGACGACCTCGGGGACCTGCGGGACGAGGAAGAGCGCCTGGACTGGGAGGTCGACGAACTCGAAGGGCAGGTCGGCGACTACGACCCCGAGGACGTGCCCGACCACGACGAGGTCGAACGCGAGATCGACCGCCTCGAGACGGAGATGGAGAAACTCGAACCCGTCAACATGCTCGCCATCGAGGAGTACGACGAGGTGAAGGCGGACCTAGAGGACCTCGAGGAGAAGAAGGCGACCCTCGTCGAGGAAGCGGACGGCATTCGCGACCGGATCGACACCTACGAGGCCAAGAAGAAGGCGACGTTCATGGATGCCTACGAAGGCATCAACGAGCAGTTCGAGGACATCTTCGAGCGGCTCTCGAACGGGACTGGGACGCTCCACCTCGAAAACGAGGAGGACCCCTTCGATGACGGGCTGACGATGAAGGCCCAGCCCAAGGACAAGCCGATCCAGCGGCTGGCGGCGATGTCCGGCGGGGAGAAGTCCCTGACGGCGCTTGCCTTCATCTTCGCGATCCAGCGGTACAACCCCGCGCCGTTCTACGCGCTGGACGAGGTCGACGCCTTCCTCGACGCGGCCAACGCCGAGATGGTCGGCGAGATGGTCGACGAACTCGCGGGTGAGGCACAGTTCGTCGTAGTCTCACACCGCTCGGCCCTGCTGGAGCGTTCGGAGCGAGCCATCGGCGTCACCATGCAGGACGACAACGTCTCCGCCGTGACCGGGATCGACCTGAGCGAAGTCGGTGGCGACGGTGACGAGGAGGTGCCGGCCGATGACTAA
- a CDS encoding bZIP transcription factor encodes MASGNRVEELESRVNELEATVDGLTDELVECKVRIRELENVVDDQVGLDTIDGSGVGSSTPPTEREADEPESEPEPEPAAAEEPAEAPKSEAAEAEDETESEGSDIIVA; translated from the coding sequence ATGGCGAGCGGCAATCGCGTCGAGGAACTCGAATCGCGCGTGAACGAGCTTGAAGCGACGGTCGACGGGCTGACCGACGAACTCGTCGAGTGCAAGGTTCGCATCCGCGAACTGGAGAACGTCGTCGACGACCAGGTCGGGCTGGACACCATCGACGGCAGCGGCGTCGGGTCGTCGACGCCGCCGACCGAGCGCGAGGCCGACGAACCCGAGTCAGAACCGGAACCCGAGCCGGCGGCAGCGGAAGAGCCGGCCGAAGCGCCTAAATCCGAGGCCGCCGAGGCGGAAGACGAGACGGAGTCCGAGGGCAGCGACATCATCGTCGCCTGA